A genomic segment from uncultured Marinifilum sp. encodes:
- the rpsT gene encoding 30S ribosomal protein S20, with product MANHQSAIKRIRQSEKKRVHNKYYAKTARNAVRKLRATSDKEAANELLPKVTAMLDKLAKINVIHKNKAANLKSKLASHVNKL from the coding sequence ATGGCAAATCATCAATCTGCAATTAAAAGAATTAGACAGTCTGAAAAGAAAAGAGTACACAATAAGTATTACGCTAAGACTGCTAGAAATGCTGTAAGAAAGTTACGTGCTACTTCAGATAAGGAAGCTGCTAATGAATTACTTCCAAAGGTTACTGCAATGCTAGATAAACTTGCAAAAATCAACGTAATTCATAAGAATAAAGCTGCTAACTTAAAATCTAAATTAGCTTCACACGTTAACAAACTGTAA
- a CDS encoding hydrogen peroxide-inducible genes activator — protein sequence MITITQLEYIVAVDTYRHFATAADKCFITQPTLSMQIKKLEEFLDITVFDRSKQPIIPTDIGERIIEQARIILAETKKVNEIIKDHKNTIEGNLKIGIIPTLAPFLLPMFIGDYIREYPAIKVEVEEMVSEDIMKSLKKDQIDVGIFVTPAKDDKIIEAPLFYEEMMIYAHKDHYLLKQSYIEVKDIATPEIWMLGDGHCFRNQVVNLCEMHDLQHQELPFDFESNSLETLMKIVDREGGFTLIPELALQYLPEEKKTQVKRFSNLHPLREVSLVYSRHYTKNKLLNLLGKHIQNIVPKKFLNKERGTIVEWR from the coding sequence ATGATAACCATTACCCAACTAGAATATATTGTTGCTGTTGACACCTACCGTCATTTTGCAACGGCTGCCGATAAGTGCTTTATTACACAGCCAACTTTAAGTATGCAAATTAAAAAACTCGAAGAGTTTCTTGATATAACTGTTTTCGACAGAAGCAAGCAACCTATTATTCCTACTGATATAGGAGAAAGAATAATAGAACAAGCAAGAATAATACTTGCCGAAACTAAAAAAGTAAATGAAATAATAAAAGATCATAAAAACACCATAGAAGGAAATCTTAAAATTGGTATTATCCCCACACTAGCTCCTTTTCTTTTGCCAATGTTTATAGGTGATTATATTCGTGAATATCCAGCTATTAAAGTAGAAGTGGAAGAAATGGTTTCGGAAGATATCATGAAAAGCCTAAAAAAAGACCAAATTGATGTTGGAATATTTGTTACTCCAGCCAAAGACGATAAGATAATAGAAGCACCTTTGTTTTATGAAGAAATGATGATATATGCACATAAAGATCACTATTTATTAAAACAATCTTATATTGAGGTTAAGGATATTGCTACTCCAGAGATCTGGATGCTTGGCGATGGACATTGTTTTAGAAACCAAGTTGTTAACCTTTGTGAAATGCACGATTTACAACATCAGGAACTTCCTTTCGATTTTGAAAGTAATTCTTTAGAAACTTTAATGAAAATTGTTGATAGAGAAGGAGGCTTTACTCTTATTCCAGAACTAGCTCTACAATATTTACCAGAAGAAAAGAAAACTCAGGTTAAAAGATTTTCTAACTTACACCCATTACGAGAAGTTAGTTTAGTTTATTCGAGACATTACACAAAAAATAAACTCCTAAATTTATTGGGTAAGCATATTCAGAATATAGTTCCCAAGAAGTTTTTAAACAAAGAAAGAGGAACAATTGTAGAATGGCGTTAA
- a CDS encoding acetyl-CoA hydrolase/transferase C-terminal domain-containing protein has translation MRKEIKTVSVEEAAKVIKSGDRVHLHSVALTPHPFIKAMCERGRNGEIYDVTIQHIHTEGPAPYAEPEFEGIFNLESLFVGANVRKQTQAGYADYIPVFLGETQQLIREGILKVNVTVVQVSTPDKHGYVSLGTSVEASKAAVEEADTVVAIINPNVPRAFGDAMMPLSAFDVFCEDNSPLIEHHNAPLSEIDIQIGKNVAGLIPDGACLQMGIGGIPNAVLAQLGNHKNLGVHTEMFADGLLPLVESGVVNGMNKKLDPGKIVAGFLMGTKELYDFVDDNPGVLMMDVAYTNGVHIIKQNPKVCAINSALSIDITGQVCADSIGTKHYSGVGGQIDFTRGAAASEGGVPIIAMPSVTGKGLSKITPTLLQGSGVVTTRNNMRWFATEYGAVNLFGKSLQQRAKAIISVAHPNFREELDKAAFERFGSHYHFVSKVAK, from the coding sequence ATGCGTAAAGAGATCAAGACAGTTTCTGTTGAAGAAGCAGCAAAGGTGATTAAATCTGGTGATAGAGTTCATTTGCACTCAGTTGCATTAACTCCTCATCCATTTATTAAAGCAATGTGCGAACGTGGTCGTAATGGCGAAATTTACGATGTTACAATTCAACATATTCACACAGAAGGTCCAGCCCCTTACGCTGAGCCTGAATTCGAGGGAATTTTTAATTTGGAATCTTTGTTTGTAGGTGCTAATGTAAGAAAGCAAACTCAAGCTGGATATGCTGATTATATTCCTGTATTCCTTGGTGAAACTCAGCAGTTAATTCGTGAAGGTATTTTAAAAGTAAATGTTACAGTAGTGCAGGTAAGTACTCCTGATAAGCATGGATATGTATCTTTAGGTACTTCGGTAGAGGCTAGTAAGGCAGCTGTTGAAGAAGCCGATACTGTTGTTGCAATTATTAATCCTAATGTACCTCGTGCATTTGGAGATGCAATGATGCCTTTATCTGCATTTGATGTTTTCTGTGAGGATAATTCACCTCTTATTGAGCACCATAATGCTCCTTTATCTGAAATTGATATTCAAATTGGTAAAAATGTAGCAGGATTAATTCCTGATGGAGCATGTTTGCAAATGGGGATTGGTGGAATTCCAAATGCTGTGTTGGCACAGTTAGGAAATCACAAGAATCTTGGTGTTCACACAGAGATGTTTGCCGACGGTCTTCTTCCATTGGTTGAAAGTGGTGTTGTAAACGGTATGAACAAAAAATTGGATCCAGGTAAAATTGTTGCTGGTTTCTTAATGGGAACAAAAGAGCTTTACGATTTTGTTGATGATAATCCAGGTGTATTGATGATGGATGTTGCTTATACAAATGGTGTACATATCATTAAGCAAAACCCTAAAGTATGTGCTATTAACTCTGCATTGTCAATCGATATTACAGGTCAGGTTTGTGCCGATTCAATTGGAACAAAACACTATTCTGGTGTAGGTGGACAAATTGATTTTACTCGTGGTGCTGCAGCTTCTGAAGGTGGTGTTCCTATTATTGCAATGCCTTCTGTTACAGGAAAAGGGCTTTCTAAAATTACTCCAACTTTATTACAGGGATCAGGTGTTGTAACTACTCGTAATAATATGAGATGGTTTGCTACTGAGTATGGTGCAGTTAACTTATTTGGTAAATCTCTTCAGCAAAGAGCTAAGGCAATTATTTCTGTTGCACATCCAAACTTTAGAGAAGAGCTTGATAAAGCTGCTTTCGAAAGATTTGGAAGTCATTATCACTTTGTAAGCAAAGTAGCAAAATAA